Part of the Virgibacillus necropolis genome, TGAAGATTACAAACGTAGAAACCTATTTACTTGATGTGCCGTTAAGACAGAGAGCAATTACTGATTCACAAACAAAACTCGACTCGGTAGAATTTGTGGCTGTACGTTTAGACACGGATGATGGAATCAGTGGTTGGGGATTTAACTGGAATTATACAAAGGGGACCCGTGCTGTTCAGGCAATTATCGATGATACCTACGCCGAAAAATTAATGGGTAAGGATCCACTCATGTATAAAAATGTACTCCGTGAACTACATTATACGAACCATTTTATTGGTCAAGTCGGTATTACACGTGTTGCGTTATGCGCGGTCGAGCTCGCATTGTGGGATATTAAATTAAAGGTTGCTAACATGCCGCTATGGAAGTACTTAGGTCCTGTTAAGGATAAAGTGAAAGCGTATAACACAGACGGTGGATGGCTTGAGGTGACGACAGATGAGTTAGTTAAAGATATGACTGCGCTTGTTGAACGTGGCTTTGATGCAGTTAAAATGAAGATTGGTTTGCCCAATCCACGTGAAGACTATGAACGAGTGAAGGCAGTCCGAAAAGCAATTGGTGATGATA contains:
- a CDS encoding mandelate racemase/muconate lactonizing enzyme family protein codes for the protein MKITNVETYLLDVPLRQRAITDSQTKLDSVEFVAVRLDTDDGISGWGFNWNYTKGTRAVQAIIDDTYAEKLMGKDPLMYKNVLRELHYTNHFIGQVGITRVALCAVELALWDIKLKVANMPLWKYLGPVKDKVKAYNTDGGWLEVTTDELVKDMTALVERGFDAVKMKIGLPNPREDYERVKAVRKAIGDDIKLMVDANTVWDLKTSIVWGRKLEEFDIYWLEEPMNPFDKKSHAELASRLDVPIAIGETVYTKYDFRDYIEMGGVSIVQADATKLSGIDEWLDVAALARCYNLEVIPHTNVQQKLHVQLAAATSNVPMVEYCYESIIDIWENPIKVENGYYSLPEEPGLGCKLTDKILTECRIG